The following are from one region of the Salvia splendens isolate huo1 chromosome 2, SspV2, whole genome shotgun sequence genome:
- the LOC121761254 gene encoding putative two-component response regulator ARR21: MSCLQSVVALSTTEAEYIALAEAVKESFWLKGILGDFGVKQDSVEIKCDSASAICLTKHQTFHERSKHVDVRLHFIRDEVNKGAVRLTKVSTDDNASDMLTKFPEMNANKAISMGILVVNDGIACGEKVAEVLRHCNHEVLHTGTVYDALHSIWENKDRLDLVITNVHKLASEGEAIIRNIYKRLKLKVFLICTDKRAEPKDEPLSFSAYFLTGLSLNGLSNFLVNPKGVKEENMGTAANQQENVETNKASSSSKDATRLNQKRKAVELYEERCDNNNGDRNKGKKQRVTWTKEMHQKFVDAIVRLGNDKAVPKKIVEVMGVPWLTRENVASHLQKYRCYTKQENISGSPPCTSTRAGLRELGVLTSPLSNDLFFNPISDTQLWARIRGSYLSDVRNMMHVRAKYGSSYDNSGNSEFVGYRLIGNQIDYGSTNKINKVPDFSTTGRSQDQSTSYVQQHRFMDPNTVQSASYILQQSSLLGSSSSRTHGQEAELLSSYAPKIESQLQGPPTQQTGECSNSLLDQQQPWDTSANAAPFHNPSTVLPSDKDFALLPVEAGFSEQTSGGYLDDILQQNCSSPAPPPASPPLAVEDIFEQGGNYDYLFNGIGNTYDQFDIQEFDETLFSQDD; encoded by the exons ATGTCTTGTCTCCAATCAGTAGTGGCTCTCTCTACTACAGAAGCGGAGTATATAGCTCTTGCTGAGGCAGTGAAGGAATCATTTTGGCTGAAGGGGATCCTTGGAGACTTTGGGGTTAAGCAAGATTCTGTGGAGATAAAATGTGACTCTGCAAGTGCAATCTGCCTGACTAAGCACCAGacttttcatgaaaggagcaagcatgtGGATGTGAGGCTTCATTTCATACGTGATGAGGTAAATAAGGGAGCAGTTAGGCTGACAAAGGTGTCAACGGATGATAATGCTTCAGACATGCTAACAAAG TTTCCTGAGATGAATGCCAACAAAGCTATCTCTATGGGGATTCTTGTGGTCAATGATGGCATAGCATGCGGAGAAAAAGTGGCGGAGGTGCTTCGACACTGCAACCATGAAG TTTTGCATACTGGAACTGTTTACGACGCTCTACATTCGATATGGGAGAACAAGGACAGGCTTGATCTTGTTATTACAAATGTGCACAAGTTGGCATCAGAAGGCGAAGCAATCATCCGAAATATCTACAAAAGGCTGAAATTGAAGGTTTTTT TGATATGTACGGATAAGAGGGCCGAGCCCAAAGACGAGCCGCTTAGTTTCTCTGCTTATTTTTTGACTGGCTTGAGCTTAAATGGTTTGAGTAATTTTTTGGTGAATCCAAAAGGAGTCAAGGAAGAGAATATGGGGACAGCAGCTAATCAGCAAGAAAATGTTGAAACAAACAAGGCTTCTTCCTCGAGTAAGGATGCAACGCGCTTGAACCAGAAACGGAAGGCTGTGGAGCTGTACGAGGAGAGATGTGACAACAACAACGGCGATCGCAATAAAGGGAAGAAGCAAAGGGTTACTTGGACAAAGGAAATGCATCAGAAGTTTGTGGATGCCATTGTTAGATTGGGAAATGACA AGGCTGTTCCCAAGAAAATAGTCGAAGTTATGGGCGTTCCGTGGCTTACCAGGGAGAACGTTGCCAGCCATTTACAG AAATATCGTTGCTACACGAAACAGGAAAATATCTCGGGCTCACCTCCTTGCACTAGTACAAGGGCTGGCCTCAGAGAGTTAGGTGTTCTAACATCACCTCTGAGTAACGATCTCTTCTTCAACCCCATATCAGATACGCAGTTGTGGGCAAGAATCAGAGGCTCATATCTCAGTGATGTGAGAAACATGATGCACGTCAGAGCAAAATATGGCTCATCTTATGACAACTCCGGCAACAGTGAATTTGTGGGATACAGATTAATTGGTAACCAAATAGATTATGGCTCCACCAACAAGATCAACAAAGTTCCAGATTTTTCTACTACAGGGAGATCACAAGATCAATCCACGAGCTACGTTCAACAGCACCGCTTTATGGATCCGAACACTGTTCAATCAGCTAGCTACATTCTGCAGCAATCTTCTCTGTTAGGGAGTTCTTCATCAAGAACTCATGGCCAAGAAGCAGAATTGCTCTCCTCGTACGCCCCAAAAATCGAGAGCCAGCTCCAAGGCCCTCCAACTCAACAAACAGGAGAATGCAGCAACTCTTTGCTGGACCAGCAGCAGCCTTGGGATACCTCTGCGAACGCTGCTCCCTTCCACAATCCATCGACAGTGCTTCCTTCCGATAAAGATTTTGCGTTGCTGCCAGTGGAGGCAGGTTTCTCCGAACAAACTTCGGGGGGATACCTTGATGATATATTGCAGCAGAATTGTTCTTCTCCTGCTCCTCCACCAGCATCACCACCACTAGCGGTGGAAGATATTTTTGAGCAAGGTGGAAATTATGACTATCTGTTTAATGGAATAGGAAACACATACGACCAGTTTGATATACAAGAATTTGATGAGACCCTTTTTAGTCAAGATGATTAG